The sequence GAGTGCGGCGAGCAGGGCGGGCGGGGCGAGGAAGGCCCACCCGGTCCGGTGGACGGGGGTGTCGGGGACGCCGCGCTTGCGGGCGAACGCGCCCCAGACGAACCGCAGGGTGTACGCCGTGGTCAGCGCGGAGCCCGCGACGACGACGGCCAGGGCCCACCGCTCGGCGGCCGAACCGTGCAGCAGCGCCTCGAACGCGGCCTCCTTCGTGGCGAATCCCAGCAGTGGCGGCAGGGCGGCCATCGAGGCGGCGGACAGCCCCGCGACCCCCGCGACGTACGGTGCCGAACGCCCGAGGCCGGAGAGTTTTCGCAGGTCACGCGTGCCGGTCGCCTGGTCGATGATGCCGGTGACGAGGAACAGCGGGGCTTTGAAGAGGGCATGGGCGAGGATCATCGCGACGGCGGCGAGCGCGGCGTCGCGGTTGCCGGTCCCGGCGAGCAGGGTGAGGAAGCCGAGCTGGCTGACGGTCCCGTAGGCGAGGACGAGCTTGAGGTCGTTCAGGCGCAGCGCCCGCCAGCCGCCCAGGAGCATGGTCGCGCCGCCGAGGACGAGGACGACGGGTTTCCAGACGGGGACGTCGGCGAAGGCCGGGGCGAGCCGGGCGACCAGGTAGACGCCGGCCTTGACCATCGCGGCGGCGTGCAGATAGGCGCTGACGGGGGTCGGCGCGGCCATGGCGTTCGGCAGCCACATGGAGAACGGCCAGATGGCGGACTTCGAGAGGGCCCCGCACAGGACGAGGACCACGGCGACGGACACGGCGAGGGTCGTCTCGGGCGGGTCGGCGACGATCGCGGAGATCCGGTAGGTGCCCGCGGCCTGACCGAGGATCAGGAAGCCGACGAGCATGGCGAGGCCGCCGAGCGTGGTGACGACGAGCGCCTGGAGGGCGGAGCGGCGGCTGTGGCGGTGTTCGCTGCCGTGGCCGATCAGCAGGTAGGAGAAGACCGTGGTCAGCTCCCAGAACACATAGAGCGTGATCAGGTCGTCGGCGAGGACGAGGGCGAGCATCGCCCCGGCGAAGGCGAGGAGGTTCCCGGCGAACCGGCCCAGTAGCGGGGTGTCGTCGGTGAAGTAGGAGGCGCAGTAGAGCAGGACGAGCGCCCCGACCCCGGCGGCGAGCAGCACCATCAGCTCCGCCAGCGCGTCCAGCCGCAGATCGAGGGTGACCCCGTAGTCGGGGATCCACTCCCAGGTCCAGGTGTCCGCGCCGCCGGACGCGGCGGTGTTCCAGCGGGTGAACGCCCAGACGGTGGCGGCCACCGGGGGAAGCGCCAGCACGACGAAGCCCGCCCTGCCGAGCCGGTGCATCAGCGGGCCCGCGCAGGCCGCCAGCGCGAAGTGGGCGACGATGAGCGCGATCACAGCGGGGGGTCCGGGTCGAGCTGTGGGACATCCGGCATCAAGAGCACTAAATACAGATATATCCCCGGAAGCCATTCACCCGACCGGCGCGCCGCGCACGGTCCGGCCCGCTGCGTTCGGGGCTCGGCGCGCGGCGCTCGGGCTCGGCGCGCGGCGCTCGGGCTCGGAGCACCGTGTTCAGGCTCGGCCCGCCGCGCGCGGGGCCGCCTCGCTCAGGCCCGGCGCGCGAGGGGTGGCGCCGCCGCTCTCATCCGTGCCCGGCGCAGGGCCCGCTGTGGTCGCAGTACGGTGTGGCGGCGGTGGCGCCGCAGCCGCAGAGCATCACCCGGGTCTCGCGGCGGGGGCCGGACGGGGTGGCGACTTCGAGGTCCCCCCGCAGGTGCAGGACGCCGTCGGCGTGGAGCGACACGTGGGTGGGGACGTCCGGGACCTCGTCGGGCATGCCGTCGGTGCGGCGGTACTGGAGGGCGCCGCTCGGGCAGCGGCGGATGACCTCCGCGACCTCGTCGGCGGGGGCGTTGTCGGGCTGGGCCCAGGGGCGGCGGCCGACGTCGAAGACGGCCGGGAGTCTGCGGACGCATTCGGCGGCGTGCAGGCAGCGGTGGGAGTCGAAGCCGACGACGATGCCCTCGCCGTCGTAGGACTTGGCGGCGGGGCGTGGGGGCGGCTGGCTGGTCACCGCTGACTCTCCCTGGTCGGCTCGGCATCCGGACCCCTTCAGCCTCGCTCCGGCGCCCCGCCTCCGCTACTCGGCGGCCGCGGTCCGTCCGCAGAGCCGCGACCTTCCGGGGCGGGCGCCGGAGCGTGAGGGGAGGGTGGGCCGGGGCCTCACGGGAGAACCGCGACCCCGTCGATCTCGACCATCGCCTGTTCGTCCCAGAGCCGGGCGACCCCGATGACGGCCATGGCCGGGTAGTCGCGCCCCGCGAGCCTGCGCCAGATCCGGCCCAGCTCGGCGGAGTGGGAGCGGTAGTCGTCCACGTCCGTGGCGTAGACGGTGACCCGGGCGAGGTCGGCGGGGGCGCCGCCGGCCGCGTGGAGAGCGGTGAGCAGATTGCCGAGCGCGAGCGTGAACTGCTCGGGCAGGGTGGCCCCGACGACCTTGCCCTCCGGGTCGAGGGCGGTCTGCCCGGCGAGGAAGACCAGGTGCCCGCCGGTCGCGACGACCGCATGGCTGAAACCGGTGGGCGGGGAGAGTTCGGCCGGGTTGATCCGGTGGGACGGACTCATGCGGGCGGCTCCTGGAACGAGGGCTCGGACGACTGCCGGGCGGCGGATTCCGGGTCGGGGGTCGACGGAACGGGGGACGAGAGGGAAGGGGGCGACGGGACGGCGGATTCCGGAGCGGGGGACGACGGAACGGAGGACGGCGGAACGGCGACCCCCGGGGCGGGGGACGGTTCGGGGCGCTCGGCGGCGTGCGCGTACAGCTCCTTGGCGATGATGGTGCGCTGCACCTCGCTCGCGCCCTCGTAGATGCGCGGCGCGCGGACCTCGCGGTAGAGGTGTTCGAGGAGATGGCCCCGGCGCAGGGCGCGGGCGCCGTGCAGCTGGACGGCGGCGTCGACGACGTACTGGGCGGTCTCGGTGGCGTACAGCTTGGCCATCGCGGCGCGGCGCGGCACCCCGCCCTCCCCCGCGTCGTACGCCGCTGCCGCCGCGTACACCAGCAGCCGGGCGGCCTCGGTGCGGGTGGCCATCTCCGCGACCTGGTGCGAGACGGCCTGGAGGTCGCTCAGCGGGCCGCCGAAGGCGGTGCGGTGGGCGGTGTGGTCCAGGGTCGCGTCGAGGGCGGCGCGGGCCATCCCGACGGCGAAGGCCCCGACGCTGGGCCGGAAGAGGTTGAGGGTGTTCATGGCGACCCGGAAGCCGCGGTCGGGTTCGCCGAGGACGTCGTCGGCGGTGACCGGTACGCCGTCGAACTCCAGGGTGCCGATCGGGTGCGGGGAGAGCATGTCGAGGGCGGAGCCGGTGAGCCCGGGGCGGTCGGACGGGACGAGGAACGCGGTGATGCCCCGGGACCCGGCGCCGGGGGTGGTCCGGGCGAAGACCACGGCGAAGTCGGCCTCGGGGGCGTTGGAGATCCAGCACTTCTCGCCGCTCAGCGCCCAGCCCGCCGGGGTGGGCTCGGCGGTCAGGCCGAGGGCCGCGGCGTCGGAGCCCGCGCCCGGCTCGCTCAGCGCGAACGCGGCGACGGCGCGCCCGGCCCGGACCTCGGGGAGCCAGCGTTCGCGGTGGGCGGGGGTGCCCGCCTGGACGACGGGGGTGGTGCCGAGGCCCTGGAGGGCGAGCGCGGTCTCGGCCTCGGTGCAGCCCCGGGCCAGCGACTCCCGCAGCAGGCACAGGTCCAGCGCGCCGGAGCCCAGCATCCGGCCGAGGAGGCCCCGCTCGCCGAGGGCGGCCAGCAGGGGACGGTTGACCCGTCCGGGCTCCCCCTTCTCCGCCAGCGGGCGCAGTTCCTGTGCGGCGAGCGTGCGGAGCTCCTCGCACCAGGCGGTCTGTTCCGGTTCGAGGGAGAATGCCGTCATGGCGGCGCCTCTCTTGTCGCGTCGTGTCGCGTGCCCCGTCGCGTCGGGTGGCATCTCGTCGCATCGCATCGCACGCCATGGCTTATCGCGGACCGTTGACTACCGTCACCCAAACGATACGCTCCAGAGGCGACAAGGGGGCGATCCTTCATGGAGCCGAATTCCTCGCCGAACACGCCCACAGCCGCCGCAGACGCGTCCGTACGCGTCCCCGGCGCGCCTCACGAGCCGACCGGGCGCACCGCCGGCGCCCACCGGGACACCTTCGCGCGCGACCACCTCCCACCGCCGGAGCAGTGGCCGGAAATCCTCCTGGAGGATCCCGCGCCGCGTTACCCCGACCGGCTGAACTGCGGGCACGAGCTGCTGGACCGCACCGTAGAGGAGTACGGCCCCGGCCGTCCCGCCCTGCGCTCCGGCGACGGCGGCGTCTGGAGCTACGGCGAACTGCGGGAGACCGTGGACCGCATCGCCCACGTCCTGACGGAGGACCTGGGGGTGGTGCCGGGCAACCGGGTGCTCCTGCGCGGGCCCACCACCCCCTGGCTGGCCGCCTGCTGGCTCGCCGTCATGAAGGCGGGCGCGGTCGCCGTCACCGTCCTGGCCCAGGCGCGCGCCGCGGAACTGGCCACCATCTGCTCGCTCGCGCGCATCGGCCACGCCCTGTGCGACGCCCGCTCCGTGGAGGACCTGGCGAAGGCGGACGTGGACGGGCTGCGGATCACCCTGTTCGGCGGGGACGGGCCCGGCGACCTCACCCGGCTGGCGGAGGCCAAGGCGGGTCCGTACCGGGCTGTGGACACGGCCGCCGACGAGGTCGCGCTCATCGCATTCACCTCGGGAACCACCGGACGCCCCAAGGGGTGCATGCATCTGCACCGGGACCTCCTGGCCATCGCCGACACCTTCTCCCGCCAGGTGCTGCGCCCCTCGCCCGACGACGTGTTCGCGGGCAGTCCGCCCCTGGGCTTCACCTTCGGTCTGGGCGGGCTGCTGGTCTTCCCGCTGCGGGCCGGGGCCTCGACGCTGCTGCTGGAACAGGCGGGCCCGCAGCATCTGCTGCCCGCGCTGGTCCGGCACCGGGTCTCGGTGCTGTTCACCGCGCCGACGGCCTACCGCACGATGCTCGGCCAGCTGGACGGCCACGACCTGTCCGCGCTGCGCCGCTGCGTGTCGGCCGGGGAGAACCTGCCGGAGGCGACCTGGCGGGCCTGGTACGAGGCCACCGGGCTGCGGATCATCAACGGCATCGGGGCCACCGAACTGCTGCACATCTTCATCTCCGCCGCCGACGACGCGATCCGGCCGGGGACGACGGGCGTGCCCGTGCCCGGCTGGCAGGCCCGGGTGGTGGACGAGCACGGGGAGGAGCTGCCGGACGGCGAGCCGGGCCTGCTGGCCGTACGCGGCCCGGTCGGCTGCCGCTATCTCGCCGACCCGCGCCAGACGGAGTACGTCCGGCACGGCTGGAATCTGACCGGCGACACCTTCGTCCGCGAACCCGACGGCTACTTCCGCTACGTGGCCCGCGCCGACGACATGATCATCTCCTCCGGCTACAACATCGCGGGCCCCGAGGTGGAGGACGCCCTGCTGCGCCATCCGGAGGTCGCCGAGGCCGCCGTGGTGGGCCGGCCGGACGAACTGCGCGGCGAGATCGTGGTGGCGCACGTGGTGCTGACCGAGGGCTCGGAGCAGACGCCGGACTCGCTGCGCGCCCATATGAAGGCCGGCCTGGCCCCGCACAAGTGCCCGCGCGTCTTCGTGTTCCACAGCTCGCTCCCCCGCACCGCGACCGGCAAACTCCAGCGGTTCCTGCTCCGGGAGGACACCCCCTAGAGTGATCACGTGGCCGAGCTGCGCACCCCCCGCTCCCTGATCATCACGCTCTACGGCGCCTACGGCCGTCCGGCGGACGGTGCGCCGTTCGCGGTGTCCGAGCTGATCCGCCTGCTGCACGCCGTGGGCGTCGACGCACCCTCCGTCCGCTCGTGCGTCTCGCGGCTGAAGCGGCGCGGGCTGCTGGTGGCCGCGCGGGCGGGCGACGGCTCGGCGGGCTACGCGCTGTCGCCCGACGCCCGGCAGCTGCTGGACGACGGGGACCGGCGGATCTACCGGCACCCCGCGCCGAGCCTGGCCGACGGCTGGGTGCTCGCGGTGTTCTCCGTGCCCGAGGCGGAACGCAGCAAGCGCCATGTGCTGCGCTCCCGGCTGGCCCGGCTCGGCTTCGGCACGGCCGCGCCCGGAGTGTGGATCGCTCCCGGCGGGCTGTACGAGGAGACCCGGCACACCCTGGAGCGGCTCGAACTCGACCCGTACGTCGATCTGTTCCGGGGTGAGCACCTGGGCTTCGCGGCCACCCGCGAGGCGGTCGCCCGGTGGTGGGACCTGGACACGGTGGCGCGGCTGCACCACGACTTCCTGGAGCTGCACGAGCCGGTGCTGCGGGACTGGGAGGCGTCCGGGGCCGACGGCCCGCCCCGCCCGCAGACCGCCTACCGGGACTATCTGCTGGCGCTGGACTCCTGGCGGCAACTTCCCTACGCGGACCCGGGTCTGCCCACCGAGCTGCTGCCCGCCGACTGGCCGGGCAGCCGGTCGGCGGAGGTGTTCGGCCGACTGCACGAGCGGCTGCGGGACGCCGGAGAGCTGTTCGTCCGGGGGTGAGGGCGCGGCGCTCCTCCGCGCGGCGCCCGTCCCCGCGGAACCGGCGCCCTCGCCGCCACCGCGGCGGGCGGCCCGCGGCGGCAGCCCCGAAAGGCGGCGGCGCGGGCCGGTGTCGGCCCCGTGCGCAGGGCTGCGCACGGGGCCGACCAGCCCGCCGGCCGTCAGACGCGGGCCAGCTCGGCGGCGCCGAAGGAGACGTCGAACCGGTCGCACCAGATGCTGACGCTGGTGAAGGCCGCCGGGTCGAGATCGGCGGGCAGCCGGTAGTTGTGGGACCCCTTGTTGCCCTTCAGCTTGCCGAGGTTCTGGTACAGCCCGTCGTCGAAGACGGACCATCCGGCCCGGCCCTCCTTCACCGGTGCGTCGGTGAGCCACACCCGGAGATCCGGGCCGTTGCTGGTGTCGAGGTTCTCCAGCCTCACGACGTGCGAGCCGTCGCCGAGCCGCAGCAGCTTCACCGTGCCGGACGTGGCGTGCTCGTGGCTGATCAGCTCGCCGGTGGCCACGGTCGCCGGCTCCGCCGGTTCGGGAGCGGGAGTCCCCTGCGGAGTCGCCGGTTCGTCCGTCGAGCTCTCCGCGGGCTCCGCGACCGCCGCCCCGGGCAGGGCCTCCTGAACGGTGTCGTCCTGCCACAGCTTCCACGGCTGGAACCAGTAGAGCCCCACGCCCACCAGCGCCACGGCCACCACCAGCGCCCCCGCGACCACCGGCCGCGTCAGCGTTCCGCGCACCCGCCCCATCCCGTCTCCTCCGCTCACCACCGCCGGCCTCCCCG is a genomic window of Streptomyces sp. YPW6 containing:
- a CDS encoding (4Fe-4S)-binding protein; this encodes MTSQPPPRPAAKSYDGEGIVVGFDSHRCLHAAECVRRLPAVFDVGRRPWAQPDNAPADEVAEVIRRCPSGALQYRRTDGMPDEVPDVPTHVSLHADGVLHLRGDLEVATPSGPRRETRVMLCGCGATAATPYCDHSGPCAGHG
- a CDS encoding RidA family protein yields the protein MSPSHRINPAELSPPTGFSHAVVATGGHLVFLAGQTALDPEGKVVGATLPEQFTLALGNLLTALHAAGGAPADLARVTVYATDVDDYRSHSAELGRIWRRLAGRDYPAMAVIGVARLWDEQAMVEIDGVAVLP
- a CDS encoding AMP-binding protein, with the translated sequence MEPNSSPNTPTAAADASVRVPGAPHEPTGRTAGAHRDTFARDHLPPPEQWPEILLEDPAPRYPDRLNCGHELLDRTVEEYGPGRPALRSGDGGVWSYGELRETVDRIAHVLTEDLGVVPGNRVLLRGPTTPWLAACWLAVMKAGAVAVTVLAQARAAELATICSLARIGHALCDARSVEDLAKADVDGLRITLFGGDGPGDLTRLAEAKAGPYRAVDTAADEVALIAFTSGTTGRPKGCMHLHRDLLAIADTFSRQVLRPSPDDVFAGSPPLGFTFGLGGLLVFPLRAGASTLLLEQAGPQHLLPALVRHRVSVLFTAPTAYRTMLGQLDGHDLSALRRCVSAGENLPEATWRAWYEATGLRIINGIGATELLHIFISAADDAIRPGTTGVPVPGWQARVVDEHGEELPDGEPGLLAVRGPVGCRYLADPRQTEYVRHGWNLTGDTFVREPDGYFRYVARADDMIISSGYNIAGPEVEDALLRHPEVAEAAVVGRPDELRGEIVVAHVVLTEGSEQTPDSLRAHMKAGLAPHKCPRVFVFHSSLPRTATGKLQRFLLREDTP
- a CDS encoding PaaX family transcriptional regulator C-terminal domain-containing protein, which codes for MAELRTPRSLIITLYGAYGRPADGAPFAVSELIRLLHAVGVDAPSVRSCVSRLKRRGLLVAARAGDGSAGYALSPDARQLLDDGDRRIYRHPAPSLADGWVLAVFSVPEAERSKRHVLRSRLARLGFGTAAPGVWIAPGGLYEETRHTLERLELDPYVDLFRGEHLGFAATREAVARWWDLDTVARLHHDFLELHEPVLRDWEASGADGPPRPQTAYRDYLLALDSWRQLPYADPGLPTELLPADWPGSRSAEVFGRLHERLRDAGELFVRG
- a CDS encoding acyl-CoA dehydrogenase family protein, yielding MTAFSLEPEQTAWCEELRTLAAQELRPLAEKGEPGRVNRPLLAALGERGLLGRMLGSGALDLCLLRESLARGCTEAETALALQGLGTTPVVQAGTPAHRERWLPEVRAGRAVAAFALSEPGAGSDAAALGLTAEPTPAGWALSGEKCWISNAPEADFAVVFARTTPGAGSRGITAFLVPSDRPGLTGSALDMLSPHPIGTLEFDGVPVTADDVLGEPDRGFRVAMNTLNLFRPSVGAFAVGMARAALDATLDHTAHRTAFGGPLSDLQAVSHQVAEMATRTEAARLLVYAAAAAYDAGEGGVPRRAAMAKLYATETAQYVVDAAVQLHGARALRRGHLLEHLYREVRAPRIYEGASEVQRTIIAKELYAHAAERPEPSPAPGVAVPPSSVPSSPAPESAVPSPPSLSSPVPSTPDPESAARQSSEPSFQEPPA
- a CDS encoding DM13 domain-containing protein, whose protein sequence is MGRVRGTLTRPVVAGALVVAVALVGVGLYWFQPWKLWQDDTVQEALPGAAVAEPAESSTDEPATPQGTPAPEPAEPATVATGELISHEHATSGTVKLLRLGDGSHVVRLENLDTSNGPDLRVWLTDAPVKEGRAGWSVFDDGLYQNLGKLKGNKGSHNYRLPADLDPAAFTSVSIWCDRFDVSFGAAELARV